A single region of the Candidatus Omnitrophota bacterium genome encodes:
- the hemA gene encoding glutamyl-tRNA reductase — MNIQIIGLNHKTAPIEVRERISIRPETIPGALSALKSCGCIQEALILSTCNRTEIYAVAENNPQGLISIRSFISDFHKIALNAFEGHLYSFSGKDAVRHLFRVASSLDSMIVGETQIFGQVKDAYFAARQYNAAGRCLSCLFEEAIRVGKKVRTDTQIGKGAVSTTTAAIELSRKIFETLENKKVLIIGAGKIGELTVKNLNSRGVRTVMVANRTFARAEELARIFCGEAIKFEGISAALKNTDIVISSTSAPHFVLNKEDIIAVMRSRKSGPLFMIDLGLPRNIDPQVNGIDNVYLYNIDDLAQVADANIKDRRKEAAKAEAIIDLCVESAVKRLNEIKEQKESILK, encoded by the coding sequence ATGAACATACAAATAATCGGCCTTAACCATAAAACCGCTCCCATAGAGGTGCGCGAGCGGATATCTATACGCCCGGAAACCATTCCCGGCGCTTTAAGCGCGTTGAAGAGCTGCGGCTGTATACAGGAAGCGTTGATCCTGTCCACTTGCAACCGTACCGAGATATACGCTGTAGCTGAGAATAACCCTCAGGGGCTGATCTCGATAAGAAGTTTTATCAGCGACTTCCATAAAATAGCCTTAAATGCCTTTGAAGGCCATCTGTACAGTTTTAGCGGCAAAGACGCGGTAAGGCATTTGTTCAGGGTGGCCTCTTCCCTTGATTCGATGATCGTGGGTGAAACGCAGATCTTCGGCCAGGTAAAAGACGCTTATTTCGCGGCCAGGCAGTATAACGCCGCGGGCCGGTGTTTATCCTGCCTGTTTGAAGAGGCGATCAGGGTCGGTAAAAAGGTGCGCACTGATACGCAGATCGGCAAAGGAGCGGTATCCACCACTACCGCGGCCATAGAATTGTCGCGCAAGATATTCGAGACCCTGGAAAATAAAAAGGTTTTGATAATCGGCGCGGGAAAGATCGGCGAGCTTACGGTGAAAAATCTTAATTCGCGCGGGGTAAGGACGGTAATGGTGGCTAACCGCACTTTCGCCAGGGCGGAGGAACTGGCCCGGATATTCTGCGGCGAGGCGATCAAGTTTGAAGGGATATCCGCAGCGCTAAAAAACACTGATATCGTGATCAGCTCTACCAGCGCCCCGCATTTTGTCCTGAATAAGGAGGATATCATTGCGGTCATGCGTTCCAGGAAGAGCGGGCCTTTATTCATGATCGACCTGGGGCTCCCCCGCAATATCGATCCGCAGGTAAACGGGATCGATAATGTTTATCTTTATAACATCGATGACCTGGCCCAGGTGGCCGACGCTAATATAAAAGACCGCCGCAAGGAGGCAGCCAAGGCCGAGGCGATAATCGATCTCTGCGTGGAATCTGCGGTAAAAAGGTTGAATGAGATAAAAGAGCAGAAGGAATCTATCTTAAAGTGA
- a CDS encoding chemotaxis protein CheW translates to MAEQKPKEYQLVVFTIGEEEFGVDISQVREIVRLVQITYLPKAPVFIEGVVNLRGQVLAVIDLSKRIGVSSKERGENTRIIVVEVGENTVGMIVDSVSEVLRLTSDAVEEVPSLVDTEVPEHYIRGVGKLKDRLLVLLDLNKILTPEEFQHMERHVKSVSEKEGKA, encoded by the coding sequence ATGGCTGAGCAGAAACCAAAAGAATACCAGTTGGTTGTTTTTACGATCGGGGAGGAAGAATTCGGCGTTGACATAAGCCAGGTGCGTGAGATCGTCCGGCTGGTCCAGATCACATATCTGCCCAAGGCCCCGGTATTTATTGAAGGCGTGGTTAATCTGCGCGGCCAGGTATTGGCGGTCATTGATCTTTCCAAACGGATCGGCGTGTCATCCAAGGAACGGGGCGAGAATACCCGGATCATCGTGGTCGAAGTGGGCGAGAATACGGTTGGGATGATCGTGGATTCTGTTTCCGAGGTTTTAAGGCTTACATCCGATGCGGTTGAGGAAGTCCCCAGTCTGGTTGATACCGAGGTCCCGGAGCATTATATCCGGGGCGTGGGTAAACTTAAAGACAGGCTGTTGGTGCTTCTGGACCTGAATAAGATCCTGACCCCGGAGGAATTCCAGCATATGGAACGGCATGTGAAGTCAGTGTCGGAAAAAGAAGGAAAGGCATAG
- a CDS encoding late competence development ComFB family protein: MKIQNYMEDVVQEELELLLAERDDICKCQKCKFDMMVWTLNRLPPKYVITNRGRLYTKLKEQEIQFKADVVKELTKAIEYIGKNPQH, translated from the coding sequence ATGAAGATCCAGAATTATATGGAAGATGTGGTTCAGGAAGAACTGGAATTGCTTCTTGCCGAGAGGGATGATATCTGTAAATGCCAGAAATGCAAGTTCGATATGATGGTTTGGACCCTGAACAGGCTGCCTCCGAAATACGTTATCACTAATAGGGGCCGGTTATATACAAAGCTCAAGGAACAGGAGATACAATTCAAGGCGGACGTGGTCAAGGAACTCACTAAAGCAATCGAATATATCGGGAAAAACCCGCAGCATTGA
- a CDS encoding chemotaxis protein CheA gives MQDSYRELFLSESQEYLSNISSCLVKLEEKPSDPSSINEIFRCVHTLKGMSATMGYEKLTTLSHEMEDLLDELRNKKQELSPEIMDTLFAAVDILEQLFTEIKGKKESVLDISEIGNTLKSFLAENQRNKPRGKGKGAVVAPVKDFTEFELKKLKDSKSKKLNVFNVRINLSKDCALKEARAFLVITNLKRFGEIISTQPSIEDLKAGNFEYSFTAMFSSKEDSGIVRQELMNISEVDEVSISSQDLSGTGPSDGKQGQPSAANHPANAPAAGPVYVKKIQSMRIPVERLDKIMNLMGELSIAKIRLVQIVQTYKLEPLEEVGFSLDRLISALQDEVMQTRLLPVAYILDAFPRVVRDVAKKQGKDVELEILGGEIELDRMVLDEMSDPLLHLVRNAVDHGLETSEERKKNNKDPRGKLTIQVSRQRGQIYIEVIDDGQGIDFEAVCKIAISKGLVTPEETAEMDEKKVLDLITMPGFSTAKAITDISGRGVGLDVVKSKIEALGGRVDFETKKGEGSRFILTLPLTLAIIKAMLVKVEEEIFAIPLMNIRETIKIRTDELRYLQNFEVVKVREEVIPVIRLNKELGISSAKVASEESDDRVSLVIVEYGKKALGLVVSQVLGEQDIAVKPLGSLVKRTKGIAGATILGDGRVALILDIMSLR, from the coding sequence ATGCAAGATAGTTACCGGGAACTATTCCTTTCCGAATCGCAGGAGTACTTGAGTAATATCAGCAGTTGCCTGGTGAAGCTTGAAGAAAAACCTTCTGATCCGTCTTCGATAAACGAGATCTTCCGCTGCGTGCATACCCTTAAAGGAATGTCCGCCACCATGGGCTATGAAAAACTGACCACATTGTCCCATGAGATGGAAGACCTTCTTGACGAGCTGCGCAATAAGAAACAGGAGCTTAGTCCCGAGATTATGGACACATTATTTGCGGCGGTGGACATTCTGGAACAATTATTCACAGAGATAAAGGGAAAGAAGGAATCGGTCCTGGATATATCCGAGATCGGCAATACCTTGAAAAGCTTTCTTGCGGAGAATCAGCGAAATAAACCCAGAGGAAAAGGAAAGGGCGCGGTAGTTGCCCCTGTCAAGGATTTTACCGAATTCGAGCTTAAAAAGCTCAAAGACTCGAAATCAAAGAAATTAAACGTGTTTAATGTGCGGATAAACCTGAGCAAGGATTGCGCGCTGAAGGAAGCCCGGGCATTCCTGGTGATCACTAACCTGAAGCGGTTCGGGGAGATAATTTCGACCCAGCCTTCGATAGAAGACCTTAAGGCGGGTAATTTCGAGTATTCGTTTACGGCAATGTTTTCCAGCAAAGAAGATTCCGGGATAGTGCGCCAGGAATTGATGAATATATCGGAAGTAGACGAGGTGAGTATCTCCTCCCAGGACCTCTCCGGAACTGGTCCTTCCGATGGTAAACAGGGGCAGCCGTCAGCGGCAAATCATCCGGCTAACGCCCCGGCGGCCGGGCCTGTTTATGTAAAGAAGATACAGAGCATGCGCATTCCGGTGGAACGGTTGGATAAGATCATGAACCTGATGGGTGAGCTGTCGATCGCCAAAATCCGGCTGGTGCAAATAGTCCAGACATATAAGCTGGAGCCTCTTGAAGAAGTCGGTTTTTCCCTTGACCGCCTGATCTCCGCCTTGCAGGATGAAGTCATGCAGACCAGGCTTTTGCCTGTAGCGTATATACTTGACGCTTTCCCGCGGGTAGTCAGGGATGTGGCAAAGAAGCAAGGCAAGGATGTGGAACTGGAGATATTGGGCGGCGAGATAGAGCTGGATCGTATGGTCCTGGATGAGATGAGCGATCCCCTTTTGCACTTGGTAAGAAATGCCGTGGACCATGGGCTGGAGACATCGGAAGAGAGAAAGAAGAATAACAAAGACCCCCGCGGTAAGCTTACTATACAGGTGAGCCGCCAAAGGGGACAGATCTATATAGAAGTTATTGATGACGGTCAAGGGATTGATTTTGAGGCTGTCTGCAAAATCGCTATAAGTAAAGGTTTGGTCACCCCGGAAGAAACAGCGGAAATGGATGAAAAAAAGGTCCTGGACCTGATAACCATGCCGGGATTTTCCACCGCCAAGGCCATAACCGATATCTCCGGCCGCGGGGTAGGGTTGGATGTGGTAAAATCCAAGATTGAAGCTTTAGGCGGCAGGGTGGATTTTGAGACGAAAAAAGGCGAAGGCAGCCGGTTTATCCTGACATTACCTCTGACATTGGCTATCATCAAAGCGATGTTAGTCAAGGTGGAAGAAGAAATATTCGCCATCCCCCTGATGAATATCCGGGAAACTATAAAGATAAGGACTGACGAGCTTAGATATCTGCAGAACTTTGAAGTGGTCAAGGTAAGGGAAGAGGTTATCCCGGTGATCAGGCTGAATAAAGAACTGGGAATAAGCAGCGCGAAGGTCGCAAGTGAAGAATCCGACGACCGGGTATCCCTGGTTATCGTGGAATATGGAAAGAAGGCTTTGGGTTTGGTGGTTTCGCAGGTTTTGGGAGAGCAGGATATAGCTGTTAAACCGCTTGGCTCTTTAGTCAAGCGCACCAAAGGTATTGCCGGCGCGACTATACTGGGCGACGGGAGGGTGGCTTTGATCCTGGATATAATGAGCCTGCGTTAA
- a CDS encoding chemotaxis response regulator protein-glutamate methylesterase, translating into METEKIKVIVVDDSFLMRRIISDIINSDGSLEVVARAKDGRDALEKVLSLSPDVVTLDINLPDINGIDVLQEIMKKRPTRVIMLSAYTRSGASATMRALELGAVDFIAKPAGEISLGLDKLKSEIIAKIKTAAKINLDKYLDGFRAKADIAEDKKKVSDTKKLVVIGASTGGPKAVLDIMRDIPVDIQASFLIVQHMPKGFTQTFAERIGWQSGIRAKEAEESDSLAPGRVFVAPAGFHLVLEEYKDEVKIKLNQDPPVNFVRPSIDVTMLSTARIFGNNVIGVILTGMGKDGFEGVKKIKECGGKVIVQDEATSVVWGMPGSVARAGLADSILPLSNIAQELLKYIR; encoded by the coding sequence ATGGAAACAGAAAAAATAAAGGTCATAGTTGTTGACGACTCGTTTTTGATGCGCAGGATTATTTCCGATATCATAAACAGCGACGGATCTTTGGAGGTTGTCGCCCGGGCAAAAGACGGCAGGGATGCCTTGGAAAAGGTTCTCAGCCTGTCCCCCGACGTGGTGACCCTGGATATAAATCTTCCGGATATCAACGGCATAGACGTGCTTCAGGAGATAATGAAGAAGAGGCCCACCAGGGTGATCATGCTCTCCGCGTATACCCGGTCGGGGGCGTCGGCCACAATGCGGGCATTGGAATTGGGCGCGGTTGATTTTATCGCCAAGCCTGCGGGGGAGATTTCTTTGGGGCTGGATAAATTAAAGTCCGAGATAATCGCCAAGATAAAGACCGCGGCCAAGATCAATTTGGATAAATATCTGGACGGGTTCCGGGCGAAAGCGGATATTGCCGAAGACAAAAAGAAAGTATCAGATACCAAGAAATTAGTGGTTATCGGCGCTTCTACCGGCGGCCCCAAGGCGGTATTGGATATAATGCGTGATATCCCCGTTGATATACAGGCTTCATTTTTGATAGTGCAGCATATGCCAAAGGGCTTCACCCAGACTTTTGCCGAGAGGATAGGTTGGCAGTCGGGGATACGGGCAAAGGAGGCCGAAGAATCGGATAGTCTAGCTCCGGGCAGGGTTTTTGTCGCGCCGGCGGGATTCCATCTGGTGCTGGAAGAGTATAAGGATGAAGTGAAGATAAAGTTGAATCAGGATCCTCCGGTGAATTTCGTCCGGCCTTCTATAGATGTTACGATGTTATCGACGGCCCGGATTTTCGGCAACAATGTGATCGGGGTGATACTTACGGGGATGGGTAAAGACGGCTTTGAAGGCGTGAAAAAGATAAAGGAATGCGGCGGTAAGGTTATTGTTCAGGATGAGGCGACCTCGGTCGTCTGGGGTATGCCTGGCTCGGTGGCCCGGGCAGGTTTGGCGGATTCGATTTTGCCACTCTCGAATATCGCCCAGGAATTGCTGAAGTATATAAGATAG
- the ccsB gene encoding c-type cytochrome biogenesis protein CcsB, giving the protein MPLYEIIFKSTFGLYLLASAGFFLFFITQNHRIGSTAAIAGFCGFLLHTSILVYRSLALGYLAVSNLHESLSFFVWLVMLVYFIVESRRRLWAHAAFIMPLVVLMMGYALVLDNQSSPLPVALKSPWLAIHATLCFLSYACFLMAFCLGIMYLWQERELKSRKPDMFFFRLPSLGLMDRLGFRAVSFGFVCLSLGIISGSVWAQQAWGSFWSWDPKETWSLVTWFIYLVYLHGRFISGWQGRKSAYVAILGFLTVLFTYFGVSLLFSGLHSYFK; this is encoded by the coding sequence ATGCCTTTATACGAGATTATTTTTAAATCCACATTCGGTTTATACCTGCTGGCCAGCGCGGGATTTTTTCTTTTTTTTATTACCCAGAATCATCGGATAGGATCAACGGCCGCCATAGCCGGTTTTTGCGGGTTTCTGTTGCATACGTCCATTCTTGTTTACCGCAGCCTTGCTCTCGGGTATCTGGCGGTCTCCAATCTTCACGAGTCTCTTTCATTCTTTGTTTGGTTGGTCATGCTGGTTTATTTTATCGTAGAATCACGGCGCAGATTATGGGCCCACGCCGCGTTTATTATGCCTCTTGTGGTCTTAATGATGGGATACGCCCTGGTCTTGGATAATCAGTCCAGTCCTTTGCCCGTCGCCCTTAAGAGCCCGTGGCTGGCGATACACGCTACTTTGTGTTTTTTGAGCTATGCCTGTTTCCTTATGGCTTTTTGCCTTGGGATAATGTATCTTTGGCAGGAGCGTGAGCTTAAATCCCGGAAACCGGATATGTTCTTTTTTCGCCTGCCTTCATTAGGGTTGATGGACCGGCTGGGTTTCCGCGCTGTGAGTTTCGGGTTCGTTTGTTTGAGCCTGGGGATCATCAGCGGATCGGTCTGGGCCCAGCAGGCCTGGGGATCGTTCTGGAGTTGGGATCCCAAAGAAACCTGGTCGTTGGTCACATGGTTTATTTATTTGGTATATCTGCACGGCCGGTTTATATCCGGCTGGCAGGGCAGGAAAAGCGCTTATGTGGCTATCCTGGGTTTTTTGACCGTGCTTTTTACTTATTTCGGGGTCAGCCTGTTGTTTTCCGGGTTGCATTCTTATTTCAAGTAA
- a CDS encoding bifunctional precorrin-2 dehydrogenase/sirohydrochlorin ferrochelatase, with protein sequence MKYYPVLLDLTGRKCCVVGAGSVAERKARSLIDAQAAVEVISPVLSCGLKVLLRKGKIRHIASDYRPALIKGAFLVIAATDHNRVNLAISRDAQKHGILTNIVDVPDISNFIVPSVIHKHGLIIAISTSGMAPCLSKKIRIELTKDFLPRYLKLLKIVDAARKELKSSCLKGTVRKELLTRLVNSPKACGYSKCFSKKVPGKIIREILSEL encoded by the coding sequence ATGAAATATTATCCGGTATTATTAGACCTAACAGGCAGGAAATGCTGCGTGGTCGGGGCGGGCTCTGTGGCTGAACGCAAAGCCAGGTCGCTTATCGATGCGCAAGCTGCGGTTGAGGTGATCAGCCCTGTGCTTTCTTGCGGATTGAAAGTTCTTTTGCGCAAAGGCAAGATCCGTCATATTGCCTCTGATTACCGCCCAGCCTTGATCAAAGGCGCGTTTTTAGTCATTGCCGCCACCGATCATAATAGAGTGAACCTGGCAATATCGCGTGACGCCCAAAAACACGGGATCCTTACCAATATCGTGGATGTCCCCGATATAAGCAACTTTATTGTCCCCTCGGTGATCCATAAACACGGTTTGATCATAGCTATTTCCACCAGCGGCATGGCGCCCTGCCTTTCCAAGAAGATAAGGATTGAGCTTACAAAGGATTTCCTGCCGCGTTACCTGAAACTTTTGAAGATAGTTGATGCGGCAAGAAAAGAGCTTAAGTCTTCCTGTCTAAAAGGGACAGTCAGGAAAGAACTGTTGACCCGGCTGGTTAATTCGCCTAAGGCCTGCGGTTACAGTAAATGTTTTTCTAAAAAAGTACCCGGTAAGATCATCCGGGAAATTCTGTCTGAATTATAA
- a CDS encoding chemotaxis protein CheC translates to MADMNFTDIQKDALQEIGNICAGNAATALSQLLDRPINIVVPRILFLPIEDVPKAVGGSEKLVVGLMLRVFGDLPSNIVFIFSQRDAMILASLVTGKPVSESTVISEMERSALKEIGVILANAYLGALGSFVGLGLVPTVPELIMDMAGAILDYLLIELSCKSEFALLVESELHEPVASVTGHFFLIPDPAGMELITRAIGK, encoded by the coding sequence ATGGCCGATATGAATTTCACCGATATCCAGAAAGACGCATTGCAGGAGATCGGAAATATCTGCGCCGGCAACGCAGCTACCGCCCTGTCGCAGTTATTGGATAGGCCTATAAATATAGTTGTTCCCCGTATCCTTTTCCTGCCTATAGAAGATGTCCCCAAGGCGGTCGGCGGAAGCGAGAAGCTTGTCGTTGGGCTTATGCTGCGGGTTTTCGGCGACTTGCCCAGCAATATAGTCTTCATATTCTCTCAAAGGGACGCGATGATCCTGGCGTCTCTTGTTACCGGAAAACCTGTATCTGAATCAACCGTTATATCCGAGATGGAGCGCTCGGCCCTGAAAGAGATCGGGGTTATCCTGGCTAACGCTTATTTAGGGGCCCTGGGGAGCTTTGTCGGCCTCGGCCTTGTGCCTACCGTTCCGGAGTTGATAATGGATATGGCCGGGGCTATCCTGGATTACCTGCTGATTGAATTAAGCTGTAAGTCGGAATTCGCTTTATTGGTGGAATCCGAACTGCATGAACCCGTAGCCTCGGTGACCGGGCATTTTTTCCTTATTCCCGATCCGGCGGGCATGGAGCTTATTACCAGGGCCATAGGCAAATAG
- a CDS encoding chemotaxis protein CheC, giving the protein MDEKLSLNQVDVLKEIGSIGSATAATALADMIAEKVEINVPEVSIVPLEKISTLFNGAERLFFVLDMEIKGDIGGRIFLMLPPEDAKFLSGALLGKPKEDIDINDDMFKSSLREVCNILGGAYVSALADMTGLMILTSIPSMAMDMVGAILDFIFIQIAQESEEAMFIKTDLIVKGLKLEGLFLLFPDNESLKKIFEILKV; this is encoded by the coding sequence ATGGACGAAAAATTATCTCTTAACCAGGTGGACGTATTGAAAGAGATAGGCTCTATTGGTTCGGCGACTGCAGCCACCGCCCTGGCGGATATGATAGCTGAAAAGGTCGAGATCAATGTGCCTGAGGTCAGCATTGTTCCCCTGGAGAAGATATCTACTCTTTTTAACGGCGCGGAAAGACTGTTTTTTGTCCTGGATATGGAGATAAAAGGCGATATAGGCGGCAGGATATTCCTTATGCTTCCGCCCGAGGACGCCAAGTTCCTTTCCGGCGCTTTGCTGGGCAAGCCCAAAGAGGACATAGACATCAATGACGATATGTTCAAATCTTCTTTGCGGGAGGTTTGTAATATTCTTGGCGGGGCGTACGTTTCGGCATTGGCGGATATGACCGGCCTGATGATACTCACCTCCATCCCTTCAATGGCTATGGATATGGTGGGCGCCATACTGGATTTTATATTCATCCAGATCGCCCAGGAATCAGAGGAGGCTATGTTCATCAAGACCGATCTTATTGTGAAAGGGCTGAAGCTCGAGGGTTTGTTCCTGTTGTTCCCGGATAATGAATCGTTAAAGAAGATATTCGAGATATTGAAAGTTTAA
- a CDS encoding chemotaxis protein CheC, with the protein MEKLNLGNEQLDLFKEIGSIGGGNAATALSQILASKVTISVPQVKLVSSEAVTNSEFQIEPEEVGLAIDFKILGALQGGMVILFSQKSALLMIDILLKKKIGSTQLINLMEASALSEVSHIISGSYINAVGELLELHQLIPSIPRTIVDRMDRLNKLLIRRLSDDSSGYLLPIENNLVIEDIKVDLFVIFLLEQESIRKVLKLSGL; encoded by the coding sequence ATGGAAAAGCTCAATTTAGGCAACGAACAGTTGGATCTTTTTAAAGAAATAGGGTCGATCGGCGGAGGCAACGCCGCTACCGCCCTAAGCCAGATATTGGCAAGCAAGGTCACCATATCCGTTCCCCAGGTTAAACTCGTCAGCTCCGAAGCGGTGACTAATTCTGAGTTTCAGATCGAGCCTGAAGAGGTCGGCCTGGCTATTGATTTTAAGATCCTGGGCGCCCTGCAGGGAGGGATGGTCATATTGTTCTCCCAGAAGAGCGCTCTTTTAATGATCGATATCTTGTTGAAGAAAAAGATAGGCTCGACCCAATTGATAAACCTGATGGAGGCGTCGGCGCTGTCCGAGGTATCGCACATAATCTCGGGAAGTTATATAAACGCGGTGGGGGAATTACTGGAACTGCATCAATTGATACCATCCATCCCCCGGACGATAGTCGACCGTATGGACCGGTTGAACAAGCTGTTGATCAGAAGGTTATCCGATGACAGCTCAGGTTATCTTCTTCCAATAGAGAATAATCTCGTCATAGAGGATATTAAGGTCGATCTGTTCGTAATATTCCTCCTGGAACAGGAAAGCATAAGGAAGGTGCTTAAATTAAGCGGTTTATGA
- a CDS encoding response regulator → MARVLVVDDALFMRRMLSDILKKEGIEICGEAENGKDAISKYQEFKPDLVTMDIVMPRIEEIDGIGAVKEIIKADPQAKIIMVSAMGQHSLVVEAIQAGAKDFVTKPFQPSRVIEAVKRALGG, encoded by the coding sequence ATGGCAAGAGTTTTAGTTGTTGACGACGCGTTGTTCATGCGCAGGATGCTTTCCGATATCCTCAAAAAAGAGGGGATCGAGATATGCGGGGAAGCCGAGAATGGCAAGGATGCCATATCCAAATACCAGGAATTCAAGCCCGACCTGGTTACTATGGATATCGTTATGCCCAGGATCGAAGAGATCGACGGTATAGGCGCGGTCAAAGAGATCATCAAGGCTGACCCTCAGGCCAAGATCATTATGGTCTCGGCCATGGGCCAGCATTCGCTGGTAGTGGAGGCCATTCAGGCAGGTGCAAAGGACTTTGTTACCAAACCGTTTCAGCCTTCCAGGGTAATCGAAGCTGTAAAGAGGGCCTTAGGCGGTTGA
- a CDS encoding chemotaxis protein CheD, with product MEKIMEENIIEVQMADMQFGQAPAILITRGLGSCLGITFYDPAKKIGAMAHAMLPDINIAKIKSNLNRFVNSAIAAMLAEFEKRGCPKGRIVAKLFGGAHMFSFISSDSVLNVGQKNIDTALVVLKEHNIKIVGQEVGGTFGRTIELNLETGVVLVKTVSWGEKEV from the coding sequence ATGGAAAAGATTATGGAAGAAAATATCATCGAAGTACAAATGGCCGATATGCAGTTTGGCCAGGCGCCTGCTATATTGATCACCCGGGGGCTTGGTTCGTGCCTGGGCATCACTTTTTACGACCCTGCCAAAAAAATCGGGGCTATGGCCCACGCTATGCTCCCCGATATTAACATCGCGAAGATAAAGAGCAATCTTAACCGTTTTGTGAATTCCGCAATAGCCGCGATGCTGGCTGAGTTTGAAAAAAGAGGCTGTCCCAAGGGCCGCATTGTCGCCAAATTGTTCGGCGGCGCGCATATGTTCAGTTTTATAAGCAGCGACAGCGTGCTTAACGTCGGTCAGAAAAACATCGATACCGCCCTGGTCGTCCTGAAAGAGCATAATATCAAGATAGTCGGACAGGAAGTGGGCGGAACCTTTGGTAGGACTATCGAGTTGAATCTGGAGACAGGCGTAGTCCTGGTAAAGACCGTTTCCTGGGGAGAGAAGGAAGTGTAA
- a CDS encoding protein-glutamate O-methyltransferase CheR: MADITDKGKYTEEDLKKALKFISERRGIDLCSYRQNFVFRHLRSRLQDVNVASGAEYVEYIKANPDEIDVFMDALSISVTHFFRDSDVFESFRKNVIPAVMKRKEGAEQKMIRMWSAGCATGQEAYSIAILMQEALAGRNDYLVKIWATDIDMDAIEKAKKGEYELRDFREMERKYRDKYFEQKGDKLFLKDEIKRMVRFERVNLITDPGLKFMDVIFCRNVMIYFNRQQQEELFKKFHQALNIKGYLVVAKVETIWDKDQFVPIDPPQKIYQKI; encoded by the coding sequence ATGGCAGATATTACGGATAAGGGGAAATATACCGAAGAAGATCTGAAGAAAGCGCTTAAATTTATAAGCGAGCGCCGGGGCATCGACTTGTGTTCTTACCGGCAGAACTTTGTTTTTCGCCATCTGCGTTCCCGGCTGCAGGATGTCAATGTAGCCAGCGGGGCTGAATATGTGGAGTACATCAAGGCGAATCCGGATGAAATAGATGTTTTTATGGATGCCTTGTCCATAAGCGTTACGCATTTCTTCCGGGATTCCGATGTTTTTGAATCATTCCGGAAAAACGTCATTCCCGCTGTAATGAAACGCAAGGAGGGCGCGGAACAAAAGATGATCCGGATGTGGTCGGCGGGCTGCGCCACCGGACAGGAGGCTTATTCCATAGCCATATTGATGCAGGAAGCCCTGGCCGGAAGAAACGATTATCTGGTTAAGATCTGGGCCACTGACATAGATATGGACGCGATCGAAAAGGCGAAAAAAGGAGAGTACGAACTGCGCGATTTCCGGGAGATGGAAAGAAAATACCGGGATAAATATTTCGAGCAAAAAGGGGACAAGCTCTTTCTGAAAGACGAGATTAAGCGTATGGTCAGGTTCGAACGGGTAAACCTGATCACCGACCCGGGGCTTAAATTCATGGATGTGATCTTCTGCCGCAACGTGATGATCTATTTTAACCGTCAGCAGCAGGAGGAGCTTTTTAAGAAGTTCCATCAGGCCCTTAATATTAAAGGGTATCTGGTAGTGGCAAAGGTGGAGACGATATGGGACAAGGATCAATTCGTCCCTATAGACCCACCGCAGAAGATATACCAGAAGATTTAA